A single region of the Methylocystis echinoides genome encodes:
- a CDS encoding SagB/ThcOx family dehydrogenase — MNAQADALPGDIRGYHARTKHSPHRYALGPAFLDWTSQPSPYKRFEGARLVELPLTAGPAAPFPGPASEAAPLESASLGLFLELAFGLSAWKSVEGSTWAVRNNPSSGNLHPTEAYLLLNALDGVCDAAALFHYAPMAHGLEERARYHAAALLPQGGFLVALGSVFWRESWKYGERAFRYCQLDAGHALGAVAQAASALGWRACARAAPSDDEIAALIGLDRADAGHRREEEHPDLLIWIETTAGVAPELDLRAVIEAPREFAGVATRLSEDHDGWPIIDRAAKLCRKPRTSPIDAGPPAAPGPALRGPPIGAVVRARRSVQRMDGAAVLARDAFRDMLAATLPGAAPLLGAFPWPPAITLILYVHRVAGLAPGLYLLARDAALAMRLRARLSPEFDWASVDLDDLPLFRLRAGAVEREATRAACLQPIAGKGCFAVAMIADFDAVLRAEGAFAYRRLHWEAGLIGQALYLWATAVGLAGTGIGCFFDEEVHALLGFPDGDMEFQDVYHFTVGGPVEDARILTLPPYPDERRRK; from the coding sequence ATGAACGCGCAGGCTGACGCTCTGCCCGGCGATATTCGCGGCTATCATGCGCGCACGAAGCACTCGCCGCATCGCTATGCGCTCGGTCCCGCCTTTCTCGACTGGACGTCGCAACCCTCGCCCTACAAGCGTTTCGAGGGCGCGCGGCTCGTCGAACTGCCGTTGACCGCCGGACCTGCGGCGCCTTTCCCGGGCCCGGCGTCCGAGGCGGCGCCGCTCGAAAGCGCCTCTCTGGGCCTTTTTCTCGAGCTTGCTTTCGGGCTGAGCGCCTGGAAGAGCGTCGAGGGGTCGACCTGGGCGGTTCGCAACAACCCGTCCTCCGGCAATCTCCATCCGACCGAGGCCTATCTGCTCTTGAATGCGCTCGACGGCGTCTGCGACGCGGCCGCCCTGTTCCATTACGCGCCGATGGCGCATGGGCTGGAAGAGCGGGCGCGCTATCACGCCGCGGCGCTTCTGCCGCAAGGCGGTTTTCTCGTCGCGCTGGGTTCGGTTTTCTGGCGGGAGTCATGGAAATATGGCGAGCGCGCGTTTCGTTACTGTCAGCTCGACGCCGGCCATGCGCTCGGCGCGGTGGCGCAGGCGGCGAGCGCGCTCGGCTGGCGCGCCTGCGCGCGCGCCGCGCCCTCGGATGACGAGATCGCCGCCCTGATCGGCCTCGACCGCGCCGACGCCGGTCATCGGCGGGAAGAGGAGCATCCCGACCTTCTGATCTGGATCGAGACGACAGCCGGGGTCGCGCCTGAACTGGATCTGCGCGCCGTCATCGAGGCGCCGCGCGAATTTGCCGGCGTCGCCACGCGACTGAGCGAGGATCACGACGGCTGGCCGATCATCGATCGCGCGGCGAAGCTCTGCCGCAAGCCCCGCACGTCGCCGATCGACGCGGGGCCCCCGGCGGCGCCCGGGCCGGCGTTGCGCGGCCCGCCCATCGGCGCGGTCGTGCGCGCGCGCCGCAGCGTTCAGCGCATGGACGGCGCCGCGGTCCTGGCGCGCGACGCCTTTCGCGACATGCTTGCGGCGACCCTGCCCGGCGCCGCGCCCTTGCTCGGCGCTTTCCCATGGCCGCCGGCGATCACGCTCATCCTCTACGTGCATCGCGTGGCGGGCCTGGCGCCCGGGCTCTACCTCCTCGCCCGCGATGCGGCGCTCGCCATGCGGCTGCGCGCCAGGCTTTCTCCCGAGTTCGACTGGGCGTCCGTCGATCTCGACGATCTTCCGCTGTTTCGCCTGCGCGCGGGCGCGGTGGAGCGTGAGGCGACGCGCGCGGCCTGTCTTCAGCCCATCGCCGGCAAGGGTTGTTTCGCCGTCGCGATGATCGCCGATTTCGACGCTGTGCTGCGCGCGGAAGGCGCTTTCGCCTATCGGCGGCTGCATTGGGAGGCGGGGCTCATCGGCCAGGCGCTTTACCTGTGGGCGACGGCCGTGGGCCTCGCGGGAACGGGCATCGGCTGCTTCTTCGACGAAGAGGTCCACGCTTTGCTCGGCTTTCCCGACGGGGACATGGAATTTCAGGACGTCTATCACTTCACGGTCGGCGGACCCGTGGAGGACGCGCGCATTCTCACCCTTCCTCCCTATCCCGACGAGCGGCGGCGCAAATGA
- a CDS encoding YcxB family protein, protein MTERYAFPLRYDEKIVRSSVQGFMVRALFREKAALTFAPLALIAFSCAMLFVSGDAELAIELLLFSLAVLAILVASGWRMHLRLMRGKVEAMRGRWPMARLYDDGLRIDGPGPSSLLEWPRIKAIWPVEGAWLLILDTSHFIALPLAAAPGDALDFLQSQVNRASLPVAG, encoded by the coding sequence ATGACCGAACGCTACGCCTTCCCCCTCCGCTACGACGAAAAGATCGTGCGTTCTTCCGTGCAGGGCTTCATGGTCCGCGCGCTGTTTCGCGAGAAGGCGGCGCTGACCTTCGCGCCGCTCGCGCTGATCGCCTTCTCCTGCGCCATGCTCTTCGTCAGTGGAGACGCCGAGCTCGCAATCGAGCTTTTGCTGTTCTCTCTCGCCGTGCTCGCCATACTGGTCGCGTCGGGCTGGCGAATGCATCTGCGGCTGATGCGCGGCAAGGTCGAGGCCATGCGGGGGCGCTGGCCGATGGCCCGCCTTTACGACGACGGCCTGAGGATCGACGGACCGGGACCCTCATCGCTCTTGGAATGGCCGCGGATCAAGGCGATTTGGCCGGTGGAGGGCGCCTGGCTGCTCATTCTCGACACGAGCCATTTCATCGCCCTGCCGCTCGCCGCAGCGCCAGGAGACGCGCTCGATTTCCTGCAGTCGCAGGTTAACCGCGCCTCTCTGCCGGTCGCCGGTTAA
- a CDS encoding AI-2E family transporter, producing the protein MSGGRLSEVMLIIIAVLAVLAVCKVAQAVVEPIVFALFIILTAWPMQKWLQARTGKALALAGSVLVTVLVVVALLAIIVWGGGQVVDWINQHIERIQESLVASTSWLEKHDIFVLSLVSDHFSSAEVVRLLQRLVMQANTILAFSMIVLLYVVLGLGETDAVAARVAALEDKNVSRQLLNAGVKIGAKFRTYMLVRTVASVATGLAVWGFLRLVGLEMAAACGVLAFALNYLPYIGSLIVTGFLTLFAFMQTGSLESALYVLAGVTLVQMVIGSYLEPVFSGEALAISPPVVLFAIVLWTYLWGALGAFLGVPLTIAMLTLFEEFASLRWAAELLSGGRLRLDAQSS; encoded by the coding sequence ATGAGCGGCGGCCGGCTGTCAGAGGTGATGCTGATTATAATTGCTGTCCTGGCCGTCCTGGCTGTTTGCAAAGTGGCGCAGGCGGTGGTTGAGCCGATCGTCTTCGCTCTCTTTATCATCCTCACAGCCTGGCCGATGCAGAAGTGGCTGCAGGCGCGAACGGGCAAGGCGCTGGCGCTCGCGGGCAGCGTTCTGGTGACGGTCCTGGTGGTGGTTGCGCTCCTTGCGATCATTGTCTGGGGTGGCGGACAGGTCGTCGACTGGATCAACCAGCATATCGAGCGAATTCAGGAGTCACTGGTCGCCTCGACGTCCTGGCTGGAGAAACACGACATATTCGTGCTTTCGCTTGTAAGCGACCATTTCAGTTCGGCCGAGGTCGTCAGGCTGCTGCAGCGACTGGTCATGCAAGCCAACACAATTCTCGCCTTTTCCATGATCGTGCTCCTCTATGTGGTTCTCGGCCTCGGCGAGACGGACGCCGTTGCAGCGCGTGTCGCGGCGCTCGAGGACAAGAACGTCAGTCGTCAATTGTTGAATGCGGGCGTGAAAATCGGCGCCAAATTTCGCACCTATATGTTGGTCCGCACGGTGGCGAGCGTCGCGACAGGCCTCGCGGTCTGGGGTTTCCTGCGCCTTGTGGGGCTGGAGATGGCTGCCGCTTGCGGCGTGCTCGCCTTTGCGCTCAATTATCTTCCCTATATTGGTTCGCTGATCGTGACGGGCTTTCTGACATTGTTTGCGTTCATGCAGACAGGATCGCTCGAGTCGGCGCTATATGTGCTGGCAGGCGTCACGCTGGTGCAGATGGTTATAGGGAGCTATCTTGAGCCGGTGTTTTCTGGCGAGGCGCTCGCCATTTCCCCGCCTGTCGTTCTTTTTGCAATCGTCTTGTGGACCTATCTTTGGGGCGCGCTTGGCGCCTTTTTGGGAGTCCCGCTCACCATCGCCATGTTGACGCTGTTCGAGGAATTCGCGTCGCTTCGCTGGGCTGCGGAATTGTTGTCAGGTGGGCGCCTCCGGCTTGATGCGCAGTCATCCTAG
- a CDS encoding DUF2092 domain-containing protein — MRAIRNIVMGVTLAAAFFGAAHAETPAAPPAKEAPQAVSPAALAILKGMSETLAKANGLSVSIRRAFDEPASNGQPLFYMVNSNVSLQRPDKLKVVVTGDGPPSEFYYDGKEFAVYLPASRLIAVETAPPNLEEMIEAAYNKAGVYFPFVDFIVADPYSAITEKLTSAFVVGQSSLVGGTTTDIVAIANPDFQAQLWIGAKDKLPRLVWITPTNAKEKSRSVIEFSNWRINPGQLKFSRAPGAAKAGRMKFEKPGALAKH; from the coding sequence ATGAGGGCTATCCGAAACATCGTAATGGGCGTGACATTGGCGGCGGCTTTCTTCGGCGCCGCCCATGCCGAAACGCCTGCGGCGCCGCCGGCGAAGGAGGCGCCGCAGGCTGTCTCCCCGGCTGCACTGGCCATTTTGAAAGGGATGAGCGAGACGCTCGCCAAGGCAAACGGGCTGTCGGTCAGCATCCGTCGCGCCTTCGACGAGCCTGCCTCGAACGGCCAGCCGCTGTTCTATATGGTCAATTCCAATGTCAGCCTGCAACGACCCGACAAATTGAAGGTCGTCGTCACGGGTGATGGACCGCCCTCCGAGTTCTATTACGATGGAAAAGAGTTCGCTGTTTATCTCCCGGCTTCACGGCTGATCGCGGTCGAGACGGCTCCGCCGAATCTCGAGGAGATGATCGAGGCCGCCTATAACAAGGCCGGCGTCTATTTCCCCTTCGTGGATTTCATCGTCGCAGATCCTTATTCGGCCATAACGGAAAAGCTGACCTCGGCTTTCGTGGTCGGCCAGTCCAGTCTGGTCGGCGGAACGACGACGGATATTGTCGCCATCGCAAACCCGGATTTTCAGGCGCAGCTCTGGATCGGCGCAAAGGATAAGCTGCCTCGCCTCGTCTGGATCACGCCGACCAACGCCAAGGAGAAATCCCGTAGCGTCATCGAATTCTCCAACTGGCGGATCAATCCTGGCCAGTTGAAATTTTCGCGTGCGCCCGGAGCCGCCAAGGCCGGCCGCATGAAATTCGAAAAGCCTGGCGCGCTTGCCAAGCACTGA
- a CDS encoding AAA family ATPase, with the protein MNIEIEKPHVEALVERFPAHSALAAQLRFSDRIEVDLAHLTGDELDFLEDRYRREGPEQRARAAQLATLREALAAQGPRFANGDLEDALPALVRHLTADPIHGWLFTASVAARPLPYLVTRLDFVPASNDEAGKIMIELKANAKGALQSNMIRIMAADIVGRTVSEILAAKGFLRETPELVAAFEASSDAYFEWRGRYGQQFSAKGVGFHAEDPNATHRDTDWSRKDIIVLSTSGGEARLVNDEGVLAARSLTLEAPGDILGHFLRKAGKSNRFSAEDEITELQAEIPQGLFTRIPVHPYLFMFHLDLHQYVWVHVDQMRLYEYKPALKQKLVLPPEQTDLIDILTAEMDVLMEDIVEGKSGGTTVLCAGPPGVGKTLTAEVYSEIIQRPLYRVHSGQLGLNVAAMETALKDILTRAQRWGAVMLIDEADVYIKRRDDNIAMNAVVGVFLRVLEYFNGLLFLTTNRVDDIDEAIVSRCIALIRYHPPDADARRRIWRVMAEQFDLSLDDALIDALVRVFPQATGRDIKGLAKLVAKFCHQMQSPPDLAAFQRCAIFRGLDMASLEARVA; encoded by the coding sequence ATGAACATCGAGATTGAAAAACCGCATGTCGAAGCTTTGGTCGAACGCTTCCCGGCGCATTCGGCGCTCGCGGCGCAATTGCGCTTCAGCGACAGGATCGAGGTCGATCTCGCGCATCTCACCGGCGACGAACTCGATTTTCTCGAAGACCGCTATCGTCGCGAGGGGCCGGAGCAGCGCGCCCGGGCGGCGCAGCTCGCCACGCTTCGAGAGGCGCTTGCCGCGCAGGGGCCGCGTTTTGCAAACGGCGATCTCGAAGACGCGCTGCCGGCGCTCGTGCGGCATCTGACGGCCGACCCCATTCACGGCTGGCTCTTCACGGCGAGCGTCGCGGCGCGGCCCTTGCCCTATCTCGTGACGCGCCTCGACTTTGTGCCGGCGTCGAACGACGAGGCGGGTAAGATCATGATCGAGCTGAAAGCCAACGCCAAGGGCGCGCTCCAGTCGAACATGATCCGCATCATGGCCGCCGACATCGTCGGCCGCACGGTGAGCGAGATCCTCGCCGCCAAGGGATTCCTGCGCGAGACGCCGGAACTCGTCGCGGCCTTCGAGGCGTCGAGCGACGCCTATTTCGAATGGCGCGGACGTTACGGCCAGCAGTTTTCCGCCAAAGGCGTCGGCTTTCACGCCGAGGATCCCAACGCCACCCATCGCGACACGGACTGGTCGCGCAAGGACATCATCGTTCTTTCAACGAGCGGCGGCGAGGCGCGGCTCGTCAATGACGAAGGCGTGCTCGCCGCGCGCAGCCTCACGCTGGAAGCGCCGGGCGACATCCTCGGCCATTTCCTGCGCAAGGCGGGCAAGAGCAATCGCTTTTCCGCGGAAGACGAAATCACCGAATTGCAGGCGGAAATCCCCCAGGGGCTTTTCACGCGCATTCCGGTTCACCCTTATCTCTTCATGTTCCATCTCGATCTGCACCAGTATGTCTGGGTGCATGTCGACCAGATGCGGCTCTATGAGTACAAGCCGGCGCTCAAGCAAAAGCTGGTGCTGCCGCCCGAGCAGACCGATCTCATCGACATTCTCACCGCCGAGATGGACGTGCTCATGGAGGATATCGTCGAGGGCAAGTCGGGCGGCACGACCGTGCTCTGCGCCGGACCGCCCGGCGTCGGCAAGACGCTCACGGCGGAAGTCTATTCCGAAATCATCCAGCGCCCGCTCTATCGCGTCCACTCCGGCCAGCTCGGGCTCAATGTCGCCGCCATGGAAACCGCGCTGAAGGACATATTGACGCGCGCCCAGCGCTGGGGCGCCGTCATGCTGATCGACGAGGCGGACGTCTACATCAAGCGCCGCGACGACAATATCGCCATGAACGCCGTCGTCGGCGTTTTCCTGCGCGTGCTGGAATATTTCAACGGCCTGCTGTTCCTCACCACCAATCGCGTCGACGACATCGACGAAGCGATCGTCTCGCGCTGCATCGCGCTGATCCGCTATCATCCGCCGGACGCCGACGCCCGGCGCCGCATCTGGCGGGTGATGGCCGAGCAATTCGATCTCTCCCTCGACGACGCGCTGATCGACGCGCTCGTGCGCGTATTCCCACAGGCGACTGGGCGCGACATCAAGGGGCTGGCGAAGCTCGTCGCCAAATTCTGCCACCAGATGCAATCGCCGCCCGATCTCGCCGCTTTCCAGCGTTGCGCGATCTTCAGGGGATTGGACATGGCGTCGCTGGAAGCCAGGGTGGCCTGA
- a CDS encoding L,D-transpeptidase family protein: MRPRFSFRYAVAPLFGFSFFIVLPQPATALNFFALFSGEPSRAETAPAAPTHIQTATRPKPANVARRDASKPARASVEREARPAPDSSPGLPLFGVVSIADQQISIYNHNGLVTRSPVSTGMAGHGTPRGIFTIIGRERYHESNIYSGAPMPFMQRITWSGIAMHVGVVPGHPASHGCVRLPADFAAKLWGMTRIGERIVISPDDVWPTAFSSSSLPEPKMYLARETGAQTPVYGPTESGDEDAHVARLNPRQYAERLKAKAAADALSAARALKEAASAERAAQEEVAVAARELAAVEAAQTTAQMKAEAADEAYLAATAKAHALQEEASLSPETLTEETPRRRGFAVAIEAAAKARTNAASDKVTFATAMIDAREKVQAARAALVSKEAKLSEALGRLSQATETAAATAKADAESRKRLAPLSVLVSRKDRKVYVRQGLSPLFDAPIAVTDPDRPLGSHLFIATAANDDGSGLQWSALTMPGQFESATEALERIEMAPEIRARIGERLWTGGSIIVSDLPPSNETGADGTDLTVKLR; this comes from the coding sequence ATGCGCCCGCGCTTTAGCTTCAGATACGCCGTTGCTCCGCTATTCGGCTTTTCTTTCTTTATTGTCCTGCCGCAACCCGCCACGGCGCTGAATTTCTTCGCGCTCTTCAGCGGAGAGCCCTCGCGGGCTGAAACGGCGCCGGCGGCGCCCACGCATATTCAGACGGCGACGCGGCCCAAGCCCGCGAATGTGGCGCGCCGTGATGCGTCCAAACCCGCGCGCGCCTCTGTCGAACGGGAGGCGCGGCCCGCTCCCGATTCCTCTCCGGGCCTGCCGCTCTTCGGGGTCGTGTCGATCGCCGACCAGCAGATCTCGATCTACAACCACAATGGTCTGGTAACGCGGTCGCCCGTTTCCACGGGCATGGCGGGGCATGGCACGCCGCGCGGGATTTTCACCATCATCGGGCGCGAGCGCTATCACGAGTCGAATATTTATTCGGGCGCGCCGATGCCGTTCATGCAGCGGATCACCTGGTCGGGGATCGCCATGCATGTCGGTGTTGTTCCCGGCCATCCCGCGTCTCACGGCTGCGTGCGGCTTCCCGCGGATTTCGCGGCGAAACTCTGGGGAATGACCCGGATCGGCGAGCGGATCGTCATTTCGCCGGACGACGTCTGGCCGACGGCTTTCTCGAGCTCGTCGCTGCCGGAGCCGAAAATGTATCTTGCGCGGGAGACCGGCGCGCAGACGCCCGTTTACGGGCCTACCGAGTCTGGCGATGAGGACGCGCATGTCGCGCGGCTGAACCCGCGTCAATATGCGGAACGGCTGAAGGCGAAAGCAGCGGCCGACGCCCTTTCTGCGGCGCGTGCGCTCAAGGAAGCCGCGAGCGCCGAGAGAGCCGCGCAGGAAGAGGTCGCCGTCGCCGCACGTGAGCTCGCGGCCGTCGAGGCCGCGCAAACGACCGCGCAGATGAAGGCGGAGGCTGCGGACGAGGCTTATCTCGCGGCGACCGCCAAAGCGCATGCTTTGCAGGAGGAGGCCTCGCTTTCTCCCGAAACGCTCACGGAAGAGACGCCGCGCAGAAGGGGCTTCGCCGTCGCGATTGAAGCTGCCGCAAAAGCGCGGACGAACGCCGCATCCGACAAGGTGACCTTTGCGACCGCGATGATCGACGCGCGGGAGAAGGTTCAAGCGGCGCGGGCGGCCCTGGTGAGCAAGGAGGCCAAACTGTCCGAGGCGTTGGGCCGGCTCAGCCAGGCGACCGAGACGGCGGCGGCGACCGCCAAAGCAGACGCGGAATCACGCAAACGGCTGGCGCCGCTATCGGTCCTCGTCAGCCGGAAAGATCGGAAGGTCTATGTGCGGCAGGGGCTGTCCCCCTTGTTCGATGCGCCGATCGCGGTGACGGACCCTGACAGGCCCCTCGGCTCGCATCTCTTCATCGCCACGGCCGCCAATGATGACGGAAGCGGATTGCAATGGTCGGCGCTCACCATGCCGGGGCAGTTCGAGAGCGCCACGGAGGCGCTGGAGCGCATCGAGATGGCGCCGGAGATTCGCGCGCGCATTGGTGAAAGACTCTGGACCGGCGGATCGATCATCGTCTCGGATCTGCCGCCGAGTAATGAGACGGGCGCCGATGGAACCGATCTCACGGTCAAGCTGCGCTAG
- a CDS encoding DUF4239 domain-containing protein, producing MLERLELDHYPVGITVIILVIGVVLLCQAVIRRFISQETLKKAHEVGGYYLSLVGTIYGILLGLVVFDAMSKFQAAEKTINNEAKCLLAVYSLADQFPSAQGPVKSLVREYVKTVVSVEWPLLKRGETSAKAHEVLLSLLHTIRTIDPKTQNQQSLYSTMLTEINACWESRLDRNKVSNFGVPAAEWVALLIGASIVIAFTFFFTTESHGIHLAMRGMVTLLIAMSLYLVLLFGAPFSGDLRVSDRPLRFVQEVITR from the coding sequence ATGTTGGAGAGACTCGAACTGGATCACTATCCCGTCGGCATCACGGTCATCATCCTCGTTATCGGCGTCGTACTCCTCTGTCAGGCGGTCATCCGGCGATTCATCAGCCAGGAAACCTTGAAGAAGGCGCATGAGGTCGGGGGCTACTATCTGTCCCTGGTCGGAACGATCTACGGCATCCTGCTGGGACTGGTCGTCTTCGACGCCATGTCGAAATTTCAGGCCGCCGAGAAAACCATCAATAATGAAGCCAAGTGTCTCCTCGCGGTCTATTCACTCGCGGATCAATTCCCGAGCGCTCAGGGGCCGGTCAAGAGCCTTGTGCGTGAGTATGTCAAGACGGTCGTCAGCGTCGAGTGGCCGCTCCTGAAGCGCGGAGAAACGAGCGCGAAAGCGCATGAAGTCCTGCTTTCCCTGCTTCACACCATTCGAACCATTGATCCGAAGACGCAAAACCAGCAGTCGCTCTACTCGACCATGTTGACCGAGATTAACGCGTGCTGGGAAAGCCGGCTGGATCGAAACAAGGTTTCGAATTTCGGCGTCCCGGCCGCCGAATGGGTGGCGCTGCTGATCGGGGCGTCCATCGTCATCGCCTTCACCTTTTTCTTCACCACGGAAAGCCACGGCATCCACCTCGCCATGCGTGGCATGGTGACTCTGCTGATCGCCATGAGTCTCTACCTTGTCCTGCTGTTTGGCGCGCCTTTCTCGGGTGATCTGCGCGTTTCCGACCGACCCCTTCGATTCGTGCAGGAAGTCATCACGCGATAG
- a CDS encoding amidohydrolase, with amino-acid sequence MAFSVAAAAAATTASAARATPAGDAGADVIFKGGKIIPLPGAAPVKALAVGGGKILGVGPESAVNSLKTRNTEIVDLQGRVLMPGFVDPHNHTILAAVIFELLTDVGYTKFPTRGKLLNALRALVSQTPPGQWVLCSNFDNLLQGGDLSREELDAISTDQPIYVWYTNGHDACVNSLALKTAQIPDDIGALPGGGHFGRDDKGQLNGLVYEESALMKVLLPALPKITPQLAAKAVSDYARSVAAVGNTTVHEPGTLRSEWITPFAKLSNRLACRTSASLMYEDMKGMEPYRSLGIGARATQLPNALFSFYGVKIVADGSNQTETGAQTQPYLDTTNKGSTNYSAAELKEMVAHVKAAGLPVLIHCNGDQTIDISLDAIEAAYGNSTANGINRIEHSTMARADQIARMKKLNVEPSFLMNHVRFYGAAYRDQIFGPERAAFTDPAGACVKADLPFTLHTDSPCSPPGSLALVSTAITRRCDIDGSTIGRDQAVTLDQALRAVTIDAARQIGMGDRIGSLEKGKEADLVILESDPYKTDAAKLGGIKISETWVAGNRKYSS; translated from the coding sequence ATGGCTTTTTCAGTCGCCGCCGCAGCGGCCGCCACGACGGCGTCCGCCGCACGCGCGACGCCAGCCGGCGACGCGGGCGCAGACGTTATTTTCAAGGGCGGAAAAATCATCCCGCTTCCGGGGGCTGCGCCCGTGAAAGCGCTCGCCGTCGGCGGCGGAAAGATTCTTGGCGTCGGCCCGGAAAGCGCGGTCAACAGCCTCAAGACCAGGAATACGGAGATCGTCGACCTTCAGGGGCGCGTCCTGATGCCGGGATTCGTCGACCCGCATAATCACACGATCCTCGCCGCGGTTATTTTCGAGCTGCTCACCGATGTCGGCTACACGAAGTTTCCGACACGTGGGAAACTGCTGAACGCGTTGCGCGCGCTGGTCTCGCAGACGCCGCCGGGACAATGGGTCCTGTGCTCCAATTTCGACAATCTTCTCCAGGGGGGCGACCTCTCCAGGGAGGAGCTGGATGCGATTTCGACAGATCAACCGATTTATGTCTGGTACACCAACGGCCACGACGCCTGCGTGAACAGTCTTGCGCTCAAGACCGCGCAGATCCCGGACGACATTGGCGCCCTCCCAGGCGGCGGACATTTTGGACGGGACGACAAGGGACAGCTCAACGGGCTCGTTTATGAAGAGAGCGCCTTGATGAAGGTCCTGCTGCCCGCTCTCCCCAAGATCACGCCCCAGCTCGCGGCGAAAGCGGTGAGCGATTACGCCCGCTCCGTCGCCGCTGTGGGCAATACGACTGTCCACGAACCGGGGACCCTGCGCTCGGAGTGGATCACGCCTTTTGCAAAGCTGTCGAACCGCCTTGCCTGTCGCACGAGCGCCAGCCTCATGTACGAAGACATGAAGGGCATGGAGCCTTATCGCAGCCTCGGAATTGGGGCCCGCGCCACCCAGCTCCCGAACGCCTTGTTCTCGTTCTATGGCGTAAAGATCGTTGCGGATGGCTCGAACCAGACAGAGACAGGCGCCCAGACGCAGCCCTATCTCGACACCACGAACAAGGGTTCGACGAACTACAGCGCCGCAGAGCTCAAAGAAATGGTCGCCCATGTGAAGGCCGCTGGTCTTCCCGTGCTGATCCATTGCAATGGCGACCAGACGATCGACATTTCCCTCGACGCCATTGAGGCGGCCTACGGAAATTCGACAGCGAATGGGATAAACCGCATCGAACATTCGACGATGGCGCGCGCCGATCAGATCGCGCGCATGAAGAAGCTCAATGTCGAGCCGAGTTTCCTGATGAACCACGTGCGCTTTTACGGCGCGGCCTATCGAGACCAGATTTTCGGCCCCGAACGGGCCGCATTTACCGATCCGGCCGGCGCCTGCGTCAAGGCCGACCTGCCGTTCACCCTGCACACGGATTCGCCCTGTTCGCCGCCGGGCTCGCTCGCCCTTGTCAGCACGGCCATCACGCGGCGATGCGACATCGACGGCTCCACCATCGGCCGGGACCAGGCTGTCACGCTCGATCAGGCGCTGCGCGCGGTGACAATCGACGCGGCGCGACAGATCGGCATGGGCGATCGCATCGGCTCACTCGAAAAAGGCAAGGAAGCGGATCTCGTCATCCTGGAAAGCGACCCGTACAAGACTGACGCCGCGAAACTCGGCGGCATCAAAATCAGCGAGACCTGGGTCGCGGGAAACAGGAAATACAGCAGCTGA